The DNA region GTGACGACACTATCATCAATAATCAGAACAAAGGTTCAgatgtacacacattcattactCGCCTGGTCCTCCCTGAGACCATTTTTGTctaatgtgttgtgtgtgaaatCATCTCATGCTCATTTCCTTAAAGGCTGAAggcatttaatacatttttctcaaGGCACACTGTGTTACAGCAAGAAAAGTACAAGTTTAACTTACAGGAGTAAAAATggatgcatgtacagtatattggcattcattcattaaaatacaaattaaaatataaccCTTTCATTATATAACCTTATTATTGCATTGTGTAATTTCTGTTATTATCAATATTGCATATGATTAATATGCACATTTCTGTTTATTCCTTTATTGTAGtaaccacacacagacaataccAAGAAGAGTTTATTCATCAATAAATGAGGGGCATCTCAATGAGAGTGTGTTAACTGGATTCATTAACCCTTCAACATCATTCCTGTTCTTACCGGACAATCTGTGGAGAGTGCAGATACATTCTTGAAATCAGTTCCTTCTGatttattcatctgttattAATAGGTCTCAAGTTTGGTATTCAGTAAGCCAGCACCTATTAACCAGTAAAAACACATTGTATTTGTTCTACAGTAATTGTAATttgagacagaagaagaaaaagcactGGTAgcctttttaaatatacaagaCAATTTTAATGATTGGTTGCTTTTTCCTGCACCTCCAGTgattatagttttatatttacaaaatcCTGACTTGTAcctaaacaattaaaaatgtgaatccAGAAATATAACTCTTCATATAAAAAATACCTCAATCTGTGAAGTTTCATccaacagaacaaacagaaaattactttttttctctttgtttgcaAGTttaccagtaaaaaaaaaaaagttatgtatAAAAACCACAGTACTGCAGGGTAAAATATCATATATGTTACTTATTAGTCTCTCAGATCATCAAATGTATTGATTTGATGATGTTGCCAAAACTCTGAAGTCCAACATTTAAGCAGTCAGCTGCCCAGTCGagtaaaagagacaaagaaagagacggAGAGGCAGAACTTTgctctttttcttgtttgttttttacttggCTGTGGGAGTGAGTACATACGGGGgccacagcacacacacaacacaggtCAATGCCCTGTCCCCCTTTGGAgagatgaggggggggggggcaaaaacAGTGAGATTCAGTGTCTCAGTCCTCTCAGAGACTAGTGGACAGACAGGCTGATAAGATGCAGAAAACGGTGATCCCGATTTCTGTGCTGATCCTGGGATGGCTCTGGACCATCCAGGGTCTCCCTGTACTCCCAGAACCTCTCTACCCCCCGCAGGAGAACTTTAATCTGGCCCGGGTGAGTGACTGAGTTCAGTAATTGCAAAGTTGCATGCTATTCTTCCTCTTTTATGTGTAATATCCAgtacttttaaatgtatattttcttctcatttctgtatttttgtactCTCTCCTTtctgtaattaaattattattcttaAGTCACTGCAGTCAGTGGAAAgcttaaaatacatatataattaacctaaaaatacaatttttgtataaaatagtaaatgcatatttgtatatattacaTCTTATGGTTTCTATACATTAAATGTTGCAAAGCAGccttatttatttgtgtacagcaccttgtttcagctgtggttgttttaaagagctatataaataaagttgagttgagttgagttgagttgaaaCACATAGATCAATTTCAGTTGCATACAggcaacaaaatgtatttttcctgGGAAATCCATCCCACTGAACTCTGCAAAGAGACTGATAAGTAAAGTACATTATAGAGGTCTGAGTGAGCGACCTTTACTAATGCCTCTCTCAAGCATTGAGTGTGAAgagaagtttttaaaaatatgttttgaaaatCTATGCAGTATTCTCTGATTTGGCTGATTGTTTCtgttcctttccttctttttgtattaatgtgttttgGTTATAATTGTGACTTTTAGTTCAGTATGAGTTGTGGAAATTTTTGATCAACAGAGTGTAAAACACATAGTTTTTGTAATTCATTTATTATGTGAAGTACACATTTGTTTCGGTTTTTGGTTTGGTATACTAGACCAACAACcctgtttcttttatttatactttatgtgAATTATGTCAATAAACTTTCAATTTATAAAGAATCATCTCTTCCAAACAGTTTTTGGGAACGTGGCATGATGTTGCCTTGGCAACTACATGTTCCCATATGCTTCGTCACAAGGGAGATGCAGCCATTGGCAAACTGATCCTGCAGAGAGGTACCACTGAGGGCAAACTCAAGATGACTCGAAAAGTACTCAGGTTTGTAAGCatggcgcacacacacaaacatttacacacaaacacacttatgGAGAAAAATGTATCAGAATATATGATTCTTTAAGCTacaaatatcattattatatcatATGATGGATGTGATAATGCACACATAGGCTAATCTTGACATCAAACATTGACCAAAACCAAGTGTATGAAATCTAAAGTTGTCTGTGCCAACTATGTTataaagacacaaatacattttgtgtttagACAAGGAAGATGTAAGGAGGTCTCTGGGGACTATGAATTGACCTCCACCCCAGGACGACTCTACTACAATGATGCAAgtatgtctgtctctctctctctgaataaTCTAGCAAGTGTTGCAGCTCTATCTTCTGTTGATGTTGTTATCCATGAGGAAGTACGATTATAATTATTCTCCCTATGTTCTTCTGCCTGCAGAGTGGGGGAAAGAAGTGGATGCCTATGTGGTTCACACAAACTACAATGAGTATGCGATAGTGATAATGAGCAAACAGAAATCATCAGGGGAAAAGAGCACCTCAGTGAAGCTTTACAGTGAGTGGACATGCTCCATGTACCTCAACatttcattatcttttttttctgttgttttggtttGCTCTTGAAAAGGCTTGACTGATATTTTCTGCACCATTTCAATCCAAATTTTGCTgagtaaaacacaaaaaataaaccaGTATATTTCATCATAATTTTAAGCGTAATTTTTGTCAGTTAATCAAACAAGTTTTATCAGTATTAGGATTTCCCCTAATTTATATTAAGATAGACCATCAATTCTGACCAGattctttttaatgtgttagCAACCCTTGATTACATGAtgaaattaatgatttttttttaagtgaaagtGATTATCAGGTGAGTATGTTCATTTTACTTATCCTTTACACCCtgtaaaaaaatgtcatttacatCTACTTCAGCCTTATTGCTCTGTCCTCTTCAGGTAGGACCATGGAGGTGAGAGACACTGTGCTAGATGACTTCAAAACCCTGGTCAGACAACAGGGAATGGGTGATGACACCATTGTcattaaaaagaacaaaggtacagtacagacacacagattattatcacacacacatctgcactaACATGCCTCTTTATTTGAAACATTCATACATACTTTGAACGCCTgatgactgcacacacacagagagagagagacagagagagagagagagagagagagagagagagagagagagagagagagagagagagagagagagagagagagagagagagagagagagagagagagagagagagagagatcaatcAAAAAGTGTGGCTGATAAATTATAATCGTCTTGCTGTAAAAGTTCAATGCAGTTCATGTATTTAGTGTCCCAGATGATAACAATCTTTTTTGCAGGAAGGTAGcccataaacataaaacataaacacaacaaaaacaccataACACAACTGGATGAtatgttttcattaaatgtgtgtgcaggtgaCTGTGTTCCTGGAGAGCAGGTAGTAGAGTCGCCATCTCAGCCTGAGCCACAGGTActtcaaatacatttaatcaatCTAAACTAAATTCTCTTACCATGCATGTTTGGATTTCattgacatttaaacacaatgtATTAAATTCACCAATTTTCAATTCATATTATATTTCTAGTAGTAGTACATTTATATAGGAATGCCTaaaataatactactaataaacTTCTacaatattatttttctcattgcaAAAATTGAGAATCTCAAACTAATTTcatgttaacatgttttgtacaaatgaacatgaaaaactgcaaaaacaaccCAGACAAACATCCTCCTTGCTTTCAGTGGAAGTGGTGAAAGAAGTATTATATTAATCATAATTTAAGAATCAAAACTAAAAAGCCATTGCTTGTCCTCAAATTAAACTACAGATATGTTACAACCATTTATGCAATGCTTACTGTATAGAAAAGGTAAAGAGTGTTAAATTAGTAATGcattaatgtgtattttaatgttgttgcttTAATGTTGACACACATCTATAACACGACACCTTTACAACAAATCTAATGTTGCaactgtataaaaaatatagtttCATATATTAGTAACTCCCTTTGTAAAATGTGATATCGATTAAATGATCAAGGAGTTACAGATTATGTGATGCTGTAAAAGAAACATCTATAATATTTGAAATACTGGGGTTCAGGTGCTTTGTATCTCTGACTGAGTCTGTCTGTGGCTGTAATACAGCGGATGAAGAGAAATGTGGAGATGGATGATGGGGGTTCTGGCGACACACCTCTGTTCAATGGTGCCGGTAAGATATCAGCTCACTCAGTACATTAATATCATACTGtcatacattaaaatataaatgtacagCATAACACATTCCTGAAAATGAATGACTAAGATTTTAACTGATGGATATCtatccctcttcttttttcccctaaaaTCTGTTTATTGATATTTTCCAAATAGAACAGATAGTCAATACAATAACATTTGGTCAATACAATAGTGATAAAGCAAAGGTGATGATGATAAAATCATAAAGTAATGGCTGTTGCCTGTCAAGATAGATTCTATAGGGCCTTACCTTTGTGGAGTGGATGCTGTGTACAATTTTGCACTAGATGCAGTCCATGTTTTGCACAGCtagatgtgtttttatcaagGGCATCCTCCCAAAGTTCCTTAGAGATCTCCTCTCCCAGGTCCACTTCCCAAAGTCCTTTAATGTAGTTTAAGGAAACTAGACATAGGGAATGAATGTGAGCATTGATATATGACATCAGTCCTTTTAGAGCAGGTACTGGCTTGAAGAACGTGTCCAATGGTGAATCAATGTGTAGGTTAGGAAACTGACAAGGAAACTTCTACGTACTACTCTttaaagatggagaaaaagcaTGATTTGCAGTTTTTAAGGTTTGGACACCAAAACAACATCTGAACTGATTCCAgaacttcctctttttttttttttttttacttttctctcTGTAGAGGCTTGTGAAGCAGAACCAGACACAGGACCATGTTTTGGGATGAATGACCGGTACTACTACAACTCCACCTTGATGAGCTGCGAGATTTTCAAGTACGGAGGGTGTTTGGGCAACCAGAACAACTTTCAGACTGAGAGAGAGTGTCTGCAGAGATGTCGCACTGAGGGTGAGGAGGGACAAAGGACAAAACACGTCTAAATGCGGTATCAGATGATTAAACATAACATGCAATAATCAATGTTCTTGCACATTGCAAGTTTATTCTGTCAGtttggttttcatttttctaaCCTAAAAATAGCAATTTCTCCATGTTTAACTGCTGTCAGGGTTGTACTCAGGAGGATGTAGACTACCTCGCTGGCTTCCCGCTTGCCACATAGTGTTGACTCTGGTTGACgccttttttcctcttcagtggtattttgaaaaaaagaagcccAACTGAAGCCTAACTGTCAACCAGAAGTCCTTTTATTGTTGCAGATGTGCACAGTCAGTAGTTCaacataaaactacaaaaatgaatgaaaaatatccAAGCACCTGTGTTCTCTCTCCATAGCTGTGTGCCGTCTGCCCATGGCGGCCCAATCCTGCACAGGCCAGCCACCCATCTGGGCCTTTGACTCAACCAGTGGTCTGTGTGTGCCCTACAAATCGGGTTTCTGCCAGACCAATGCCAACAAGTTTTACACCAAGGCTGAGTGTGAGGAGTATTGCGGTGTGGTCAAAGACGGTGAGAGGACATCTGAAGATACAGACttgtaaaacagaaacagtagtACAGCTGTGCAAATTCCAAATGCAACACTAAAAAGCACACTACATCTCTATCCACATAAAGATGAAagcatttcatgtatttttgcTCTTTTACAGACCTCCTACTGACCTCCTGAGAGCAAAATGAGCAACATGAGGAAACACTGCTGCTCTTCTGAACTCATTATACAGAGATGCATCATGAACCAGCATCATAAAGAACACACTTAACAATATTACTTTGTCTCAGCACTCACAAAATGATGTGGTCttataacacaaaaacaaataaaacaactcaTCACTCTGTTTTGGTTGATGTTTATTGTGTCTTGATTAGAGTAAAGTAACTGTAGAAGAGGCTGCAGTCCTAAAATTGATGAACTGATAAAGTGACATTTCATTTATCTGTGTCAGACGCATGAttgagtatgtttttttttaagtggttCTGATTCAAAGCTTTGTACACAGTTAAAGCTGTCAGGATGTTACACTGGAGCAATTTAACTGATTTACAATCACCAGGTATCCAAGAGgaaaactccaaatgaatgataatattGCTTTGTAACTTCAAATTGAGTAAATAAGCAACTGCTGGCTAACaagtttgctgtgttttgttcattACTTGTTTAgcatttattaacaaaaatattaatgaaacagAAGCAAAGGTGAACCCCCAAAAAGTGAGCAAATATATGTAACAGGGAGAACgaagaaacaaatcaaatgtgCAGCCATACAGCAGGCTGACAGCTGTTCTCTTGCTCATCATAATTGACCAGTGAC from Scomber scombrus chromosome 15, fScoSco1.1, whole genome shotgun sequence includes:
- the LOC133995226 gene encoding protein AMBP-like yields the protein MQKTVIPISVLILGWLWTIQGLPVLPEPLYPPQENFNLARFLGTWHDVALATTCSHMLRHKGDAAIGKLILQRGTTEGKLKMTRKVLRQGRCKEVSGDYELTSTPGRLYYNDAKWGKEVDAYVVHTNYNEYAIVIMSKQKSSGEKSTSVKLYSRTMEVRDTVLDDFKTLVRQQGMGDDTIVIKKNKGDCVPGEQVVESPSQPEPQRMKRNVEMDDGGSGDTPLFNGAEACEAEPDTGPCFGMNDRYYYNSTLMSCEIFKYGGCLGNQNNFQTERECLQRCRTEAVCRLPMAAQSCTGQPPIWAFDSTSGLCVPYKSGFCQTNANKFYTKAECEEYCGVVKDDLLLTS